The uncultured Bacteroides sp. genomic sequence ATTGTAAAATTTGCTTTTTTTCCGCTAGGGCTTGCTATACCTTTTTTGGAATATATCTTTCTTCTATTGACAATAATGGTCCCTTTTGTGGGATATTATTTTACCCGGATCTATAGAGATAAGCTTTGTGGAGGTGGAATTAGCTTTGGGCATGCCTGGACCTTTACTGCTTTTATGTATATGTTTGCTGCATTACTTACATCCGTAGGACACTATATTTATTTCAGATTTATTGATAATAGTTTTGTTTTCAATACTTATCTTGTGATTATTCAAGAAGCAGAGAAGGCTAAGATAGCTGGTCTTGGCGATTCTCTTAAGCAATTTGAAGAAACAGTTAAAACGCTGGAAAACCTTCGCCCTATTGAAATAATAATGCAGTTGCTTTCACAAAATGTAATATATGGAGCACTTCTTGCTCTTCCTATAGCTTTTTTTGTAAAAAGGAGAGTTCCTGTTACAATGGAAGATAATCTGGAAGATAAAAGTAAAGAAGATAATAATCAAGAAGAAGATAATAAAGAATAAAAATATGGATATATCTGTAATAGTTCCTTTGTTCAACGAAGAAGAATCACTTCCGGAACTTTATGCCTGGATTGACCGAGTGATGGTTGAGAATGACTTTTCTTATGAGGTGATCTTTGTAAATGATGGAAGTACTGACCGTTCATGGAAGGTAATTGAAGATTTAAAAGCAAAATCTGAGACAGTAAAGGGCATTAAGTTCCGTCGCAACTATGGAAAGTCTCCTGCATTATTCTGCGGATTTAAACGGGCTCAAGGTGACGTGGTGATTACGATGGATGCTGATTTACAGGATAGCCCGGACGAGATTCCTGAACTTTACAGAATGATTACTGAAGATGGATATGATTTGGTTTCCGGATGGAAAGAAAAAAGATATGATCCGCTTTCTAAAACCTTGCCTACTAAATTATTTAATGCTACAGCCCGTTCTGTATCGGGAGTAAAGAACCTGCACGATTTTAATTGCGGGTTGAAGGCTTATAAGTCTGATGTTGTGAAAAATATTGAAGTGTATGGTGAGATGCATCGTTATATTCCTTATTTGGCTAAAAATGCCGGATTTTCTAAGATAGGGGAGAAAGTTGTGCAACACCAGGCACGTAAATATGGCTCTACAAAATTCGGGATGAGCAGGTTTGTAAATGGTTATCTGGATTTACTTTCATTGTGGTTCCTTTCTAAATTTGGTAAGAAACCAATGCATATTTTCGGACTGTTGGGCTCATTAATGTTTCTTCTGGGTTTTATTTCGGTTATAATTGTGGGAGCTTCCAAGCTCTATTCAATGTATTCCGGATTACATTATAGATTGGTTACTGATTCTCCTTATTTTTATCTGGCACTTACGTCAATGATAATTGGAACACAGCTGTTTCTGGCTGGGTTTGTAGGTGAACTAGTTACTCGCAATGCTCCTGAACGTAATAATTACAAAATAGAAAAAGAACTGTAAGCAGTTTAATATAAATATGAAACATCTATTGAAACTATTGTTTCTAGGAGTATTACTTTGTAGTGTCATTGTTCCGGCATTAATTGCCTGCGGCGAAACTACAGATTGCTCTCTTATGGGGCGTCCCTCTCCACGTTTCAATTTTGTAAATGATAGTACAATGAAAGTGAAAAAGCTGGATTCGCTTTCAGTTATAGCTCTCAATACTATTGTTGGAGATTCAATTATACTGAATAATGAGAAGAGCGTAAGTTTTGCTACTATTCCGCTGAGTTATGCAAAATCAAAAACCGCATTTGTTTTTAAGTATTCAAAGAATGTTAGGGATACTATTTGGGTTACACATACAAATACAGAGCATTTCCTTTCTATAGAATGCGGAATGACTATGTATTACAAGATAGAAGGTGTAAAGCATACTTTTCATGCTATAGATTCTGTTGCAATAATTAATTCTGGAGTTGACGTCAATGAAAAAGAGAATATTCGCGTCTTTTATTAATATAGTCGCTTTGTTGGTGATGGCTCTCCCTGTTCTTGCTCAAGGGCAGAAACAAGAGATTAAATTGCCTAAGGAAGTTTTTCCATTATATAATGGAACCTTTGTTGGAGTTGATCTGTATGGGTTAGGGAGCAAAGCCTTTGGAAGTAATTTCCTGAGTTCAGAGGTGAGTGTGGACGTTAATCTGAGAAATAGATTTTTCCCGGTACTGGAAGTTGGATATGGAGAAACTGATGCTGAGAAAAATAGTATTTCTTATAAATCATCGGCTCCGTATTTCAGGATTGGGATGAATTATAATATGATGTTCAGGAAAAAGAGTATGAGTCATCTGTATCTGGGAGCACGATATGGCTTTAGCGCATTAAGTTATGATGTAAAAGGGCCTGCGTTAAAAGATGATATCTATTCCGGAGAAGTACCGTCGTTTGAGTACACGGGTGAGAAGACAAATGCTCATTGGATGGAGTTATTATTCGGTATAAGAGCCCAGATACATAAGAACTTTCTGATGGGATGGTCTTTGAGATATAAAGCCAAGTTAAGCATTAAAGAGAATACTAGCACAACTCCGTGGTATATTCCGGGCTTTGGCGAAAATAAATCAACCAATTTTGGAGTTACCTATTCCTTAATTTATAAGCTACCTTTTTAATAATGACAAATTTAGAAAATTGGCTCATTGCAGTAGGTCTGGCAATGGATTGTCTGGCAGTGTCTATAGCAAGTGGTATTATTTTAAAGAAACTGAATTGGAGAACGATTCTTACAATGGCTTTTTTCTTTGGTTTCTTTCAGGCTTTGATGCCTTTTCTGGGATGGGTAGGAGCAAGTAGGTTTAGCCATTTAATTGAAGATTTTGATCATTGGGTAGTTTTCCTTATTCTCTGTTTTCTTGGTGGAAGAATGATATGGGAGTCTTTTAAAGACGATGAATGTAAGAAAGAGTTTAATCCGGCTAGTCTGAAGGTTGTTTTTACATTGGCTATTGCCACCAGTCTGGATGCCCTTGCAGTTGGGGTCTCTTATGCTTTTATGGGAATAAGAACGTTTGATGGCATTCTTTCACCAATATCGATTATAGGATTTGTATCTTTTATAATATCTGTTTTCGGATTACTGTTTGGAATCTTTTTTGGATGTAGACATAATATGAGAGTAGAGTTGTGGGGTGGACTTATTCTGATTGGTATCGGAACCAAGGTTTTAATAGAACATATTTGTGGGTAGAAATGAATCTATATAATCAGTTTACGGATTTAATGGGAGAATGTAACTCGGCCTTCATCTGTGAACCCATGGGTTCTCGATTGAGTGCTAATGGGTTCACAGATGAAGGCTCATGGGTTCACAGCCGAGGGCTTACTGTTACTTACCTGTGTGATAAGCTAGTTATGCTTGTAAATTGAATTGGTTATAGTATCCGGATTTATAAAATAGTGGTATTATCACTAAAAAAAAGCCTGCTACATTAAAAATATTGTAGCAGGCTTTTTAAAATTTCGTTATATCTAAATCTGAACGATTTATCAGATTACTTTGTTAGTCACGGAATCTGGAAAAACAACTATTGGCTTAAAGCTTTTAGCTTCGTCAAAATCCATCATGGCATAAGACATGATAATAATGATATCTCCCACTTGTACCTTTCGGGCTGCTGCGCCATTCAGACAGATTTTGCCTGATCCGCGTTCGCCTTTAATAATATAAGTTGAAAAACGTTCGCCGTTATTGTTATCCACGATATGTACTCTCTCATTGGCGATAAGATTGGCTGCGTCCATTAAGTCTTCGTCAATCGTGATACTACCCATGTAATTTAAATCAGCCTCTGTTACACGTACACAGTGCAGCTTTGACTTCATTACTTCAATCATCATAAGGTTTGGTCTTTTAAAAATTAAATCTCTTTATATTTTATGTTATCAATCAGTCGGACGTCTCCACAGAAAACTGTGATACAGCCCACTGCATAGTTTGTATCTGCCCAGTCTCCAAATTCTTGTAAGGTGTTTCCATCCACAATTTTAAAGTATTCCAGGCGTAGCCCTCTCTCAGCAGCAATTGACTCTTCAACAAAACGAATCGTTTCACCCACTGAGTGATCTGCTGCAAAGGTACTACTTTTAAATAATGTTTGAGATATTTTTAATGCTATTTCACGTTCTTCTGCAGATAATCTTGCATTTCGGCTACTTAGAGCCAGTCCGTCTTCTTCACGTAGAATAGGGCAGCCTACAATTTCAAGGTCATAGTTTAGCTGTTTAACCATTTCACGAATAATGGCTAGTTGCTGAAAGTCTTTTTCACCGAAGTATGCACGGTGAGGTTTCACTGCATCAAACAATTTACTTACTATTTGTGCTACTCCGTTAAAATGTCCCGGACGGAAGGCTCCTTCCATTACTGCATCTAGTGGAGCAAAATTGAATACACGTGTATCCGGTTCTGGATACATTTCTTCCACTGACGGTGCAAATACAAAGGAGCAGCCATTTGCTTCCAGTAGTTTGCAATCTGCATCCAGTGTACGCGGATATTTTAATAAATCATTCTTATCATTAAACTGAGTGGGGTTAACAAATACACTCACTACGGTTACATCATTTTCTTTTACGCTGCGATTAACGAGTGATGCATGGCCTGCATGCAAGGCACCCATAGTAGGAACTAATCCAATCTTTTTATCCTGAGCTTTCAGAGTTGTTAGCTCTGCTTGCAACTCTTTGATAGTGTGTACAATTTTCATTTTAATTTTGATTGTTTAATCTGTTGTTTTAGAAAAACGGTGCAAAATAAGCTATTATTTATCAGATAACGAAGTAATATCTCAAATTTATCTAATATGATGTATCACCTAGATGGGGTATATCTTATATTTATTTACTGAATAACAGCGACTT encodes the following:
- a CDS encoding manganese efflux pump MntP family protein yields the protein MTNLENWLIAVGLAMDCLAVSIASGIILKKLNWRTILTMAFFFGFFQALMPFLGWVGASRFSHLIEDFDHWVVFLILCFLGGRMIWESFKDDECKKEFNPASLKVVFTLAIATSLDALAVGVSYAFMGIRTFDGILSPISIIGFVSFIISVFGLLFGIFFGCRHNMRVELWGGLILIGIGTKVLIEHICG
- a CDS encoding glycosyltransferase family 2 protein, encoding MDISVIVPLFNEEESLPELYAWIDRVMVENDFSYEVIFVNDGSTDRSWKVIEDLKAKSETVKGIKFRRNYGKSPALFCGFKRAQGDVVITMDADLQDSPDEIPELYRMITEDGYDLVSGWKEKRYDPLSKTLPTKLFNATARSVSGVKNLHDFNCGLKAYKSDVVKNIEVYGEMHRYIPYLAKNAGFSKIGEKVVQHQARKYGSTKFGMSRFVNGYLDLLSLWFLSKFGKKPMHIFGLLGSLMFLLGFISVIIVGASKLYSMYSGLHYRLVTDSPYFYLALTSMIIGTQLFLAGFVGELVTRNAPERNNYKIEKEL
- the panD gene encoding aspartate 1-decarboxylase — protein: MMIEVMKSKLHCVRVTEADLNYMGSITIDEDLMDAANLIANERVHIVDNNNGERFSTYIIKGERGSGKICLNGAAARKVQVGDIIIIMSYAMMDFDEAKSFKPIVVFPDSVTNKVI
- a CDS encoding DUF6048 family protein, with translation MKKRIFASFINIVALLVMALPVLAQGQKQEIKLPKEVFPLYNGTFVGVDLYGLGSKAFGSNFLSSEVSVDVNLRNRFFPVLEVGYGETDAEKNSISYKSSAPYFRIGMNYNMMFRKKSMSHLYLGARYGFSALSYDVKGPALKDDIYSGEVPSFEYTGEKTNAHWMELLFGIRAQIHKNFLMGWSLRYKAKLSIKENTSTTPWYIPGFGENKSTNFGVTYSLIYKLPF
- the panC gene encoding pantoate--beta-alanine ligase, which produces MKIVHTIKELQAELTTLKAQDKKIGLVPTMGALHAGHASLVNRSVKENDVTVVSVFVNPTQFNDKNDLLKYPRTLDADCKLLEANGCSFVFAPSVEEMYPEPDTRVFNFAPLDAVMEGAFRPGHFNGVAQIVSKLFDAVKPHRAYFGEKDFQQLAIIREMVKQLNYDLEIVGCPILREEDGLALSSRNARLSAEEREIALKISQTLFKSSTFAADHSVGETIRFVEESIAAERGLRLEYFKIVDGNTLQEFGDWADTNYAVGCITVFCGDVRLIDNIKYKEI
- a CDS encoding DUF6452 family protein — protein: MKHLLKLLFLGVLLCSVIVPALIACGETTDCSLMGRPSPRFNFVNDSTMKVKKLDSLSVIALNTIVGDSIILNNEKSVSFATIPLSYAKSKTAFVFKYSKNVRDTIWVTHTNTEHFLSIECGMTMYYKIEGVKHTFHAIDSVAIINSGVDVNEKENIRVFY
- a CDS encoding DUF4199 domain-containing protein, with the protein product MMENRSYLNKCAMQYGTYMGIYWIVKFAFFPLGLAIPFLEYIFLLLTIMVPFVGYYFTRIYRDKLCGGGISFGHAWTFTAFMYMFAALLTSVGHYIYFRFIDNSFVFNTYLVIIQEAEKAKIAGLGDSLKQFEETVKTLENLRPIEIIMQLLSQNVIYGALLALPIAFFVKRRVPVTMEDNLEDKSKEDNNQEEDNKE